In Prionailurus viverrinus isolate Anna chromosome C2, UM_Priviv_1.0, whole genome shotgun sequence, one DNA window encodes the following:
- the B4GALT4 gene encoding beta-1,4-galactosyltransferase 4 → MGFFITFHLSYKFRLLLLFLLCLTVLGWATSNYFVGAIQEIPKAKDFMANFNKVLVWGKGKTLTQEASMKEADLNNCPSVSPYLRGQNKLIFKPDLTLEEVEAKNPKVHRGRYHPEECRASQRVAILIPHRNREKHLLYLLEHLHPFLQRQQLDYGIYVIHQAGSKKFNRAKLLNVGYLEALKDENWDCFIFHDVDLVPENDLNIYKCEEQPKHLVVGRNSTGYRLRYNGYFGGVTALSREQFFKVNGFSNNYWGWGGEDDDLRLRVELHRMKIIRPMPNVGKYTMIFHTRDRGNEVNIERMKLLHQVSQVWRTDGLTSCIYKLLSVDYNPLYTNITVDFWSGA, encoded by the exons ATGGGCTTCTTCATAACTTTCCACCTTTCCTACAAGTTCCGGTTACTGTTGCTTTTTCTCTTATGCCTGACAGTGCTTGGGTGGGCCACCAGTAACTACTTTGTGGGTGCTATTCAAGAGATTCCAAAAGCAAAGGATTTCATGGCCAATTTCAACAAGGTCCTAgtctgggggaagggaaaaacTCTGACTCAGGAAGCATCCATGAAAGAAGCAGACCTCAACAATTGCCCTTCTGTTTCTCCATACCtca GGGGCCAAAACAAGCTCATTTTCAAACCAGATCTCACTCTGGAAGAAGTGGAGGCAAAAAATCCCAAAGTGCACAGAGGCCGGTATCACCCCGAGGAATGTAGGGCTTCCCAGCGGGTCGCCATCCTCATTCCACACCGGAACCGAGAGAAACACCTGCTGTACCTGCTTGAACACCTCCATCCCTTCTTGCAGAGGCAGCAGCTGGACTATGGCATCTACGTCATCCACCAG GCTGGAAGTAAAAAGTTTAATCGAGCCAAACTCTTGAATGTGGGCTATCTAGAAGCTCTCAAGGATGAAAACTGGGACTGCTTTATTTTCCACGATGTGGACCTGGTCCCCGAGAACGACTTGAACATTTATAAGTGTGAGGAGCAGCCCAAGCATCTGGTGGTTGGCCGGAACAGCACTGGGTACAG GTTACGTTACAACGGATATTTTGGGGGTGTTACTGCCCTAAGCAGAGAGCAATTTTTCAAGGTGAATGGATTCTCTAACAACTACTGGGGATGGGGAGGCGAAGACGATGACCTCAGACTCAG GGTTGAGCTTCATAGAATGAAAATAATCCGGCCAATGCCTAATGTGGGTAAATATACAATGATCTTCCACACTAGAGACAGAGGCAATGAGGTGAATATAGAACG gATGAAGCTCTTACATCAGGTGTCACAAGTCTGGAGAACAGATGGGTTGACTAGTTGTATTTATAAATTACTCTCTGTGGATTATAATCCTTTATATACCAACATCACGGTGGATTTCTGGTCTGGTGCATAA